TGGCGTGTTTTTCAACCCGAATGACGCGAGAGAATTGGCCGGAAAGATGCTGGAGGTGTGGACGGCTCCCCGTGTCGAGACGGATATAGCGGAATTGAAATCATATTACGAAACGATGCGGAAGAAGTTCGCGGAGGATTATGTGAAGATCGTGGAGAGTGTTCGTATATCAAGCTTTTTATGAATATGTAGTCGCTCGCAGAGAATATCGATACGGAGATGAAGTGTTTTTGAAAGCAAAAGGAATTTCAGTAAAATTTTGTTTGATTTTGTAAAATCTCCCATTTTATTTCATAAAAATAAAAGGATCTTACGAAAAAATTGCTTAAATAAGTGAAATTTTATTGAATTTATTTACTCTTTATGTTATTGTTTTGTTTAAATAGGAGAAAATAAAATGATAACAGAAGATCTTGTCGAATTGACGAAATGGATTTTACAAAAGAAAACGGAAACGCAGACCTTGGAGGTCAAAAGCGCGCGTGACGGCTGTCCCAAACGTCTCTATGATACGCTGTCGAGCTTTTCCAACCAGGACGGGGGCGGTGTGCTCTTTTTTGGGATTGATGAATCCCAAGGCTTTGCGCTTGTCGGCGTCTATGATTTGCATGATCTGCAAAAGAAGGTCGTGGAGCAGTGCCAACAGATGGAGCCGCCTGTCCGCGCAGTTTTTACGGTAGCTGAGGTGGATGGCGCGGATGTGTGCGCGGCGGAGATTCCGGGGCTGGATTTGACGGAACGGCCATGCTATTATAAAGGCTCCGGAAAAGGCAAGGGCTCCTATGTCCGCGTCGGGGATTCCGATTTTTGCATGTCGGATTATGAGCTCTATAGCTTCGAGGCTTTTCGCAGACATTTGCATGATGATGAGCGTCCTTTGGAGCGTGCGGATGAACAGGATTTGCAGCTGGATATGGTCGAGGCCTATTTGCGGGAAAAACAGCGGGAACGTCCCCGCTTTGCACAGCTTCCCGAGGCACGGGCGTATGAGCTGCTGAATATACTGCATCAGGGAAAGCCTACGTTGGCCGCACTCATGAATTTTGGCGTCTATCCGCAGGGATTTTTTCCGCAGCTGTGCATTACGGCTGTTGCAGTGCCAGGCACGGAAATCGGCGACACAGACGAGCAAAATGTCCGATTCCTTGACAATAAGCGAATGGAAGGAACGCTTGCGGATATGTTGGCGGAAGCGATTGCCTTTTGCCGGCGCAATATGAGATCAAGGGTTGCCATAGACAAGCGTACAGGCGAGCGCAGGGATTTTCCGGAGTATCCTGTCGCGGCAATCCGTGAGGCTGTGCTGAACGCGCTTATTCATCGCGACTACAGTATACATACGGAAGGGACGCCCATCCAGCTCTGTATGTTTTCGAATCGCATGGAGATTCACAGTCCAGGGAGTTTGTACGGCCGCATGACGGTCGAGCAGCTGGGCAAGGCGAAGATGGATTTGCGGAATCCGGCACTTGCCGTTATGGCGGAGACGATGACGGAGGCGGAAAACCGCTATTCGGGCATTCCTACGATGTATAGTGAAATGAAGGCGTTCAATCTTCCCGCGCCGCTCTTTGAAAATCGTCGCAATGAATTTGTCGTCACGTTTTTTAACGGACGTCAGGAGGCGACGTTGCGTTCCGAGGATGAGCTCCACCCCGGTGCAGAAATTTCTTTGACGGAGTTTTGCAGAACTCCGCGAACGCGGCGGGAAATTGCCGATTTTCTGGGGCTTCAGACGGCAACGTATGCGTGGAAGCGATATATTGCCCCTCTTCTTGAGAGCGGGGAATTGCAGATGACCATCCCGGAAAAACCGAAGAGCAGCAAGCAGCGATATTATGCCTGTGACGAGGCGGATGCCGCGAAGTAAAGACTTCATGATTTGGAAATGGGGATCGGATATGAAAAAAGCGTTGATTACGGGTATTACGGGGCAGGACGGGTCGTATCTCGCGGAGCTCTTGCTGGAAAAAGGCTATGAGGTGCACGGCGTTGTGCGGAGGCACAGCACGATCTGCACGGAGCGCATAGAGCATTTGCTTTCCGATGCTTCTTTGAGCGAGCGATTTTTCATGCACTACGGCGATTTGACGGATTCGTCGGGGCTGCAGATGCTGCTGCAGAAGATCCGGCCGGATGAGGTCTACAATCTCGCGGCGCAGTCGCATGTCGCTGTGTCCTTTGAGGTGCCGGAATATACGGCGGAGGCGACGGGTGTCGGCACGCTGAAGCTGTTGGAAGCGGTGCGGCAGGCAGCGCCGAAGGCTCGAGTTTACCAGGCGTCGACGTCGGAGCTCTTCGGCGGGCTCCCCGGGACGGCTCCGCAGAGCGAGGCGACGCCGTTCTACCCGAAGTCGCCGTACGGGGCGGCAAAGCTCTATTCGTATTGGATTACGGTGAATTACCGCGAGTCGTACGATATGTTCGCGGCGAACGGAATCCTGTTCAACCATGAGTCGCCGCGTCGGGGAGAGACATTCGTCACGCGCAAAATCACGATTGCCGTCGCGAAGATCATGGCGGGAAAGCAGGAGAAGCTGTCGCTCGGCAATCTCAATGCAAAGCGCGACTGGGGCTTCGCGGGAGACTACGTCGAGGGAATGTGGCGCATCCTGCAGCAGGATGAAGCAAGCGATTATGTCCTCGCGACGAATGAGACGCATACGGTGCGTGAGTTTGTCGAGCTGGCCTTCGCGGAGGTCGGCGTTGAGATCGAATGGCGCGGCGAGGGCGCAGACGAGAAGGGATACTGCAGGAAGACGGGCAGGCTTCTCGTTGACGTCGATCCGCGATACTTTCGTCCGGCGGAGGTGGAGCTTCTTTGGGGCGACTCGACGAAGGCGGAGAAAGAGCTCGGCTGGAAGAGAAAGGTCTCTTTCCGGGAGCTCGTCTCGATGATGGTGCGCGAAGACGTGAAGAAGTACGGGAAATGACGCCAGCGTCAAACGGTATGTGCCCTGCATTTTACGAGGGAAACGGCGTTGACATACGTGGCAGAGGGAATGGGCAATGGATAAAGCATCGAAGATTTATGTCGCGGGTCACAGGGGCATGGTGGGATCCGCCATCGTCCGCGAGCTGGAGCGACAGGGATATGCGAATGTAATCACGCGCACACACGGGGAGCTGGATCTCATGCGGCAGGCGGAGGTCGAGGCATTCTTCGCGGTGGAACGTCCGGAGTACGTCTTCCTCGCTGCGGCGAAGGTCGGCGGAATCATCGCTAACAGCAAGGCGCCGGCGGACTTCATGTATGAAAACATGGTGATGCAGATGAACGTCATCCATGCCGCTTGGCAAAACGGATGCAGAAAGCTGGAATTTCTCGGCTCGTCGTGCATCTATCCGCGTCTCGCGCCGCAGCCAATGAGGGAGAGCTGCCTTTTGACGGCAGCCTTGGAGGAGACGAACGAGGCGTATGCACTGGCGAAGATTTCGGGGCTCAAGTACTGCTCCTATCTGCACCGCCAATACGGGGCAGATTTCATTTCCGTCATGCCGACGAATCTCTACGGACCGAAGGACAATTACCACCCGGAGCATAGTCATGTGCTTCCCGCGCTCATCCGACGCTTTCACGAGGCGAAGGAGACGGGCGCGCAGTCTGTCACGTGCTGGGGGGACGGGAGTCCGCTGCGGGAGTTCCTCTACGTAGATGACCTTGCGAATCTTTGCGTGTTCCTCATGGAGCAATACAGCGGCGAGGAGACGGTCAACGCCGGTACGGGCAGAGAGATTACCATCAAGGCGCTGGCGGAGACAGTCGCCCGCGTAGTCGGCTACGGCGGGGAAATCCGCTGGGATACGAGCAAGCCGAACGGTACGCCGCGCAAGCTCCTCGACGTATCCAAGGCGGCGGCTCTGGGCTGGCGGTATAAGACGGAGTTGGAAGACGGTATCCGTATGGCGTACAGGGATTTTTTGGAAAATCCCATGCGAGCGGAGAGATGATATGCAGATTGTGCTTTTGTCGGGCGGTTCGGGAAAGCGCCTATGGCCGCTGTCCAATGAGATACGCTCGAAGCAGTTCATTCCGATTTTCAAGCAGGTGGACGGCTCGTACCTTTCCATGGCGCAGCGCGTCTATCGACAGATACGGACGGCGCTGCCGGAGGCGCGGGTCACGGTCGCGACATCGAAATCCCAAGTGGCGGCACTGCGCCATCAGCTGGGCGATGATGTCCGCATATCGGTGGAGCCCTGCCGACGCGATACGTTTCCGGCGATCGTGCTCGTGAGCGCATACCTGAAGGATGTCTGCCGCGTTTCGGAAGAGGAGCCCATCGCGGTTTGCCCCGTCGATCCCTATGTGGAGGCGCACTATTTCCGTCAGGTGGGAGAGCTTGCGCGCATGGCGAAGGACGGCATGGGAAATCTTGCTCTGATGGGCATTGAGCCGACATATCCGAGCGCGAAATACGGATATATCGTCCCGCGCACAGGGGATCGCGTCGCGCAAGTGGATTCGTTCGTCGAAAAGCCGGATGAAAAACGTGCCGAGGAGCTTATTCAAAAAGGCGCGCTATGGAACAGCGGCGTCTTTGCCTATCGGCTGGGATATGTGCTGGAGACGGCGCATCGTCTGCTCCGGTTTTCCGGGTATGACGATCTCTATGCGAACTATGCCGAGCTTTCGAAGATCAGCTTCGACTATGCCGTTGCGGAAAAGGAGTCCGATATCTCCGTACTGCGCTATCGCGGCACGTGGAAGGACCTCGGGACGTGGAACAC
This portion of the Selenomonas sp. TAMA-11512 genome encodes:
- the gmd gene encoding GDP-mannose 4,6-dehydratase, translated to MKKALITGITGQDGSYLAELLLEKGYEVHGVVRRHSTICTERIEHLLSDASLSERFFMHYGDLTDSSGLQMLLQKIRPDEVYNLAAQSHVAVSFEVPEYTAEATGVGTLKLLEAVRQAAPKARVYQASTSELFGGLPGTAPQSEATPFYPKSPYGAAKLYSYWITVNYRESYDMFAANGILFNHESPRRGETFVTRKITIAVAKIMAGKQEKLSLGNLNAKRDWGFAGDYVEGMWRILQQDEASDYVLATNETHTVREFVELAFAEVGVEIEWRGEGADEKGYCRKTGRLLVDVDPRYFRPAEVELLWGDSTKAEKELGWKRKVSFRELVSMMVREDVKKYGK
- a CDS encoding GDP-L-fucose synthase — translated: MDKASKIYVAGHRGMVGSAIVRELERQGYANVITRTHGELDLMRQAEVEAFFAVERPEYVFLAAAKVGGIIANSKAPADFMYENMVMQMNVIHAAWQNGCRKLEFLGSSCIYPRLAPQPMRESCLLTAALEETNEAYALAKISGLKYCSYLHRQYGADFISVMPTNLYGPKDNYHPEHSHVLPALIRRFHEAKETGAQSVTCWGDGSPLREFLYVDDLANLCVFLMEQYSGEETVNAGTGREITIKALAETVARVVGYGGEIRWDTSKPNGTPRKLLDVSKAAALGWRYKTELEDGIRMAYRDFLENPMRAER
- a CDS encoding sugar phosphate nucleotidyltransferase, encoding MQIVLLSGGSGKRLWPLSNEIRSKQFIPIFKQVDGSYLSMAQRVYRQIRTALPEARVTVATSKSQVAALRHQLGDDVRISVEPCRRDTFPAIVLVSAYLKDVCRVSEEEPIAVCPVDPYVEAHYFRQVGELARMAKDGMGNLALMGIEPTYPSAKYGYIVPRTGDRVAQVDSFVEKPDEKRAEELIQKGALWNSGVFAYRLGYVLETAHRLLRFSGYDDLYANYAELSKISFDYAVAEKESDISVLRYRGTWKDLGTWNTFTEIMETPSIGDVTMDEDCRSVHVVNELDVPLLCMGLQDIVVAASPDGILVSDKSHSSYIKPYVDGMDSQLRIAEKSWGEFRVIDVGNESMTIRVTLHPGHAMNYHSHTRRSEVWTVIEGHGTATVDGVERRIQAGDTVEIPVGARHTVSAGECTLKLIEVQVGKDISVEDKVKWRR
- a CDS encoding ATP-binding protein — encoded protein: MITEDLVELTKWILQKKTETQTLEVKSARDGCPKRLYDTLSSFSNQDGGGVLFFGIDESQGFALVGVYDLHDLQKKVVEQCQQMEPPVRAVFTVAEVDGADVCAAEIPGLDLTERPCYYKGSGKGKGSYVRVGDSDFCMSDYELYSFEAFRRHLHDDERPLERADEQDLQLDMVEAYLREKQRERPRFAQLPEARAYELLNILHQGKPTLAALMNFGVYPQGFFPQLCITAVAVPGTEIGDTDEQNVRFLDNKRMEGTLADMLAEAIAFCRRNMRSRVAIDKRTGERRDFPEYPVAAIREAVLNALIHRDYSIHTEGTPIQLCMFSNRMEIHSPGSLYGRMTVEQLGKAKMDLRNPALAVMAETMTEAENRYSGIPTMYSEMKAFNLPAPLFENRRNEFVVTFFNGRQEATLRSEDELHPGAEISLTEFCRTPRTRREIADFLGLQTATYAWKRYIAPLLESGELQMTIPEKPKSSKQRYYACDEADAAK